In the genome of Thermodesulfobacteriota bacterium, one region contains:
- a CDS encoding YbhB/YbcL family Raf kinase inhibitor-like protein → MKITISSTAFKEGGMIPKRYTCDGPNISPPLSWDSVPVGTKSLALICDDPDAPRGTWVHWVIFNLRANTKELTENIPPQQTLPNGAQQGRNDFGKIGYGGPCPPGGTHRYYFKLYALDNEINLEAGATKAELLKAMEGHILAKGQLMGRYKR, encoded by the coding sequence ATGAAAATCACGATTAGCAGCACAGCATTCAAGGAAGGAGGCATGATACCGAAGCGGTATACATGCGATGGTCCGAATATCTCTCCTCCTCTATCGTGGGATTCCGTTCCCGTGGGAACAAAGAGCCTTGCACTTATTTGCGATGACCCGGATGCACCTAGGGGAACGTGGGTACATTGGGTTATCTTTAATTTACGCGCAAACACAAAGGAGTTAACTGAGAATATACCACCTCAACAGACACTCCCAAATGGGGCACAACAAGGAAGAAATGATTTTGGCAAAATTGGTTATGGCGGACCATGCCCGCCAGGTGGCACGCATAGATATTATTTTAAGCTCTATGCTCTGGATAATGAAATTAATCTTGAGGCTGGAGCCACTAAGGCCGAATTACTAAAGGCGATGGAGGGTCATATCCTGGCGAAAGGCCAATTGATGGGGAGGTACAAGAGGTAA